From the genome of Nicotiana sylvestris chromosome 2, ASM39365v2, whole genome shotgun sequence, one region includes:
- the LOC104225337 gene encoding small ribosomal subunit protein mL103 (rPPR7)-like, translating into MSSSISLRLARHLSTSAATATAAASSTSGASISISKAKSKLKSEHDPDKALKIYSSVSDHYTSPLSSRYAQEYTVKRLAKSHRFSDIEVFLESHKNDKKITEEPFLSSIIRSYGIAGMFDHALKTYHQMDDLGTPRSVVSFNVLLSACVNSKLYDRVPQLFDEMPKKHRFLLDKISYGVLIRSFCEMGKTELAMERLKEMEEKGVEVTVVIYTTILHSLYKGGKSDDAERIWNKMVKRGCGPDVGAYNVKIMNFQGGDPERVKGLIEEMSNAGLKPDTISYNYLMSCYCRNGMMDEAEKVYEDLETNGCNPNASTFRTLIFYLCRSERFEAGYRVFRESVTANKIPDVNTLKYLVHGLVNSSKVKDAKEMIRIMKKKFPPNVVKVWIKLEHELGLAKAEDSDNKRS; encoded by the exons ATGTCTTCTTCCATTTCTCTGCGCCTCGCGCGCCACTTGTCAACCTCAGCCGCCACTGCTACCGCTGCTGCTTCGTCAACCTCCGGCGCATCCATCTCTATCTCCAAAGCAAAATCGAAGCTGAAATCCGAGCACGATCCAGACAAAGCCCTTAAAATTTACTCTTCCGTTTCTGACCATTACACTTCCCCTTTATCCTCTCGTTATGCTCAGGAATACACAGTTAAACGCCTCGCCAAATCCCACCGTTTCTCGGACATCGAAGTATTCCTCGAGTCGCACAAAAATGACAAGAAAATCACCGAAGAGCCCTTCCTTTCCTCGATCATCCGTTCCTATGGAATTGCCGGAATGTTTGATCATGCGCTTAAGACTTATCATCAAATGGACGATTTAGGCACCCCCAGATCAGTTGTTTCGTTTAACGTGCTTCTTTCTGCTTGTGTTAACTCGAAACTATATGATCGTGTACCCCAGCTGTTCGATGAAATGCCAAAGAAGCACAGATTCTTACTCGACAAAATTTCATATGGTGTATTGATTAGGTCATTTTGTGAAATGGGGAAAACTGAATTGGCAATGGAGAGACTTAAGGAGATGGAAGAGAAAGGTGTGGAGGTTACGGTGGTTATTTACACGACGATACTGCATTCGTTGTATAAGGGCGGGAAGAGCGATGATGCTGAGAGGATTTGGAATAAGATGGTGAAGAGAGGTTGTGGACCGGATGTTGGTGCTTATAATGTTAAGATTATGAACTTTCAGGGTGGTGATCCTGAGAGAGTGAAAGGATTAATTGAGGAAATGAGCAATGCAGGTTTAAAGCCCGATACAATTAGTTACAATTACTTGATGTCTTGTTACTGTAGGAATGGGATGATGGATGAGGCTGAGAAGGTTTATGAGGATTTGGAGACAAATGGGTGCAATCCAAATGCTTCAACTTTTAGGACTTTGATATTTTATTTGTGTAGGAGTGAGCGGTTCGAGGCAGGGTATAGAGTGTTCAGGGAGAGTGTGACAGCAAACAAGATTCCGGATGTCAATACACTCAAGTATTTGGTGCATGGTTTGGTGAACAGTTCAAAGGTGAAAGATGCAAAAGAGATGATTAGGATAATGAAGAAGAAGTTCCCTCCTAATGTGGTGAAAGTCTGGATCAAGTTAGAGCACGAGCTCGGTTTAGCTAAAGCTGAAGACAGTG ATAACAAGAGATCCTGA